The proteins below come from a single Chryseobacterium bernardetii genomic window:
- the bshC gene encoding bacillithiol biosynthesis cysteine-adding enzyme BshC → MKTINKISFNDIESIPQLVKDFLNQNIEGFEDKIFSVEHFRQQIHLKKDSFSAEQRDILSDVFTKQLSGLTLSSKQQENIENLRLANTFTITTGHQLNLFSGPVFFVYKILQTIKTCTYLKEYFPDFNFVPVYWMASEDHDFAEINHFKTENNYYEINEKSGGPVGRIKINDTYFISEFEEEFKDSVFGTELILMLKEAYKIGNTLTQAIQILVNRLFSEFGLLMLDGDSKELKEQIKNVFKDELLHFSLQKTSKNKVDFLTEKYGKVQVNPREINLFYLSETRDRIDFNGQKYTVVDTNIRFTEEEIIAELNHHPEKFSPNALMRPVYQEKVLPNLAYIGGNAEIMYWLELKDYFSKLNIPFPILIPRNSMLFLKEKTLGKIEKLDLKIEDFFQNFTGITNRKILKDNPILKLLDTKEEILVNNFAELKVSAETTEKSFGNMVKAEEVRQLKSFKRMKKRLLHAEKIKQNELLERLENLFLDVHPSKTWQERVFNFSVFFSDEGYPWLENCLEEMVVQDSKLIIVAI, encoded by the coding sequence TTGAAAACAATTAATAAAATATCATTTAATGATATAGAAAGTATACCTCAATTAGTAAAAGACTTTTTGAATCAGAATATTGAGGGTTTTGAAGATAAAATATTTTCTGTGGAGCATTTTAGACAGCAGATCCATCTGAAAAAGGATTCCTTTTCTGCAGAGCAGAGGGATATATTATCTGATGTGTTTACAAAACAGTTGTCTGGCCTTACACTTTCCTCAAAGCAGCAAGAGAATATTGAAAATCTAAGACTGGCAAATACCTTCACAATTACAACAGGACATCAGTTAAACTTATTTTCAGGGCCTGTTTTCTTTGTTTATAAAATTTTACAGACCATAAAAACCTGTACCTATCTTAAAGAATATTTTCCGGATTTTAATTTTGTTCCTGTATACTGGATGGCTTCCGAAGATCACGATTTTGCAGAGATCAATCACTTTAAAACGGAGAATAACTATTATGAAATTAATGAAAAGTCCGGAGGTCCTGTAGGTAGAATTAAGATTAATGATACTTATTTTATTTCTGAATTTGAAGAAGAATTCAAAGATTCTGTTTTCGGAACCGAATTGATCTTAATGTTGAAAGAAGCCTATAAAATTGGAAATACTTTAACACAGGCTATTCAGATTTTGGTGAACCGTCTTTTTTCAGAATTCGGATTATTGATGCTGGACGGAGATTCAAAAGAGCTGAAAGAGCAGATTAAAAATGTTTTTAAAGATGAACTGCTTCATTTCAGTTTACAAAAAACGTCAAAGAATAAAGTAGATTTCCTGACTGAAAAATATGGGAAAGTTCAGGTGAACCCTAGGGAGATTAATCTTTTTTATCTTTCCGAAACCAGAGACAGAATTGATTTTAACGGGCAAAAATATACTGTTGTAGATACAAATATCCGGTTTACAGAAGAGGAAATTATTGCTGAACTCAATCATCATCCGGAAAAATTTAGTCCCAATGCTTTGATGCGTCCCGTTTATCAGGAAAAAGTGCTTCCAAACCTTGCCTATATAGGAGGAAATGCTGAAATAATGTATTGGCTGGAACTTAAAGATTATTTCTCAAAATTAAATATTCCGTTCCCTATCCTGATACCAAGGAACTCCATGCTTTTCCTGAAAGAGAAAACCTTGGGGAAAATTGAAAAATTGGATCTTAAAATAGAAGATTTTTTCCAGAATTTTACAGGGATTACCAATCGTAAGATTTTAAAGGATAATCCTATTTTAAAATTACTCGATACAAAAGAAGAAATTTTGGTTAACAACTTTGCAGAATTAAAAGTATCTGCAGAAACTACCGAAAAATCCTTTGGAAATATGGTGAAAGCAGAAGAAGTAAGACAACTGAAATCATTTAAAAGAATGAAAAAACGTCTTCTTCATGCAGAAAAAATAAAGCAGAACGAATTATTGGAAAGGCTTGAAAATCTGTTTTTAGATGTACATCCTTCCAAAACGTGGCAGGAAAGAGTTTTCAACTTTAGCGTATTCTTTTCGGATGAAGGCTATCCATGGCTTGAAAATTGTTTGGAAGAGATGGTGGTTCAAGATTCCAAATTAATAATTGTTGCCATTTAA
- a CDS encoding SusC/RagA family TonB-linked outer membrane protein has protein sequence MNVKLRVLSAGALFFLGQASFAQKAKDTATTKIDEVVVVAFGKQKREALVGSVSVVDKKVLETQQLTSVTSAIQGSVPGVQLISSGGQPGENPLIKIRGTASINASTNPLIILDGVPFNGNINSISQDQVESINVLKDASSTSLYGSRGANGVILINTKKGRKNQAPRLEFSAQTGFSSPAVNMYKFVDAGNYLELYWEALRNSRIKVGDAPNVAATYATNNLIPTLGYNPYGTGNPVGLDGKIVPGSQLLWNTDWEKEILNRSSVRNDYKLTLQGGSENTTYFFSTDYLDQEGSVVSSYFKRFTTRLNLESQVMSWLKAGVNTSFAVSSQNYPTQSGNSFTSAIQWIYNVAPIYPVYRRDQTGHLMLDSNGAPIYDYGANGNGLNENRPVFNNENVPGVFFNNKINNKRYDLNLSGYLEAEIFKGLKNKLLVGYQMYTFDGYQYNNSLYGAAANVSGRVSTNRDITQTINVSNILNYQKSFGDHNFNVDGIFEAYQLDYSPIGTQSTGFLPNVFYHSGSTKPESVSGNLSKDRIVSVLGRFAYNYQNKYFLEASYRKDGSSRFSADTRWGDYYSIGGSWVVSKENFFKNDIVSYLKFRGSYGELGNNGTLNAQNAANSEGTISSEYFPYVNGYNTGYSNLDQAGIYMVNTRYPRLTWETTSSLNIGTDFELFKRVNVTIDYYKKQSIDLLYPKPLSPSTGFSSILLNTGKIENYGWEFGINSTNIRNENFTWTTNLNFSFDKNKIKELEGGNFVSGTKRWEVGRSLYDFWIQDYAGVDPNDGYMMWYKDVKDTNGNITGKTTTKVYGEATRYFSEKSALPDIQGGFSNYFKYKSFDLNFLFNFSFGSYILDTQYANLLVADSPGRQISADIDGRWKNPGDITDIPVLTSTQNDFSSTSSRWLFKNDYIRLKALTIGYNFPRKHVEQLGISDFRLYVQADNLWTWQSHKGIDPEQSFAGTVNNRSYNLRTISFGFKLGF, from the coding sequence ATGAATGTTAAACTACGTGTACTAAGTGCAGGGGCATTGTTCTTTTTGGGACAGGCTTCTTTTGCACAAAAAGCAAAAGATACAGCCACTACTAAAATCGATGAGGTTGTTGTTGTAGCTTTTGGTAAGCAAAAAAGAGAGGCTCTTGTAGGGTCTGTTTCCGTTGTTGATAAAAAAGTACTTGAAACTCAACAGCTGACATCTGTTACTTCAGCTATCCAAGGAAGTGTACCTGGGGTTCAGTTGATTAGTTCTGGCGGCCAGCCTGGAGAGAATCCACTGATTAAAATTAGAGGTACAGCATCTATCAACGCTTCTACTAACCCTTTAATTATTCTTGATGGAGTTCCATTTAATGGAAACATTAACTCTATTAGCCAAGATCAAGTAGAATCTATCAACGTGCTTAAAGATGCTTCTTCAACTTCATTATATGGTTCTAGAGGGGCAAACGGAGTTATTCTAATTAATACAAAAAAAGGTAGAAAGAATCAAGCTCCTCGTCTAGAGTTTTCAGCTCAAACAGGATTTTCTTCTCCTGCTGTAAACATGTATAAATTTGTTGATGCAGGAAATTATCTTGAATTGTATTGGGAAGCTTTAAGAAATTCTAGAATTAAAGTCGGTGATGCGCCTAATGTAGCTGCTACCTATGCTACAAATAACCTAATTCCAACTCTAGGATATAACCCTTATGGTACTGGGAATCCTGTTGGACTTGATGGAAAAATTGTACCTGGATCTCAATTGTTATGGAATACAGATTGGGAAAAAGAAATTTTGAACAGGTCATCTGTGAGAAATGATTACAAATTAACATTACAAGGAGGTAGTGAGAACACAACTTATTTCTTTTCTACAGATTATCTAGATCAAGAAGGCTCGGTTGTAAGTTCATATTTTAAAAGATTTACAACAAGACTTAACTTAGAGTCTCAAGTGATGAGTTGGTTGAAAGCAGGTGTTAATACATCTTTTGCTGTATCTTCACAAAATTATCCTACACAGTCAGGTAATTCATTTACATCAGCTATCCAATGGATTTATAACGTAGCTCCGATTTATCCTGTCTATAGAAGAGATCAGACCGGACATTTAATGCTTGATAGCAATGGTGCGCCTATATATGATTATGGAGCAAATGGAAATGGGCTGAATGAAAATAGGCCTGTTTTCAATAATGAAAATGTACCAGGTGTATTTTTCAATAATAAAATTAATAATAAGAGATATGATCTGAACCTATCAGGGTATCTTGAAGCTGAAATCTTTAAAGGATTAAAAAATAAATTATTGGTTGGATATCAAATGTATACATTTGATGGTTATCAATATAATAACAGTTTGTATGGAGCTGCTGCTAATGTAAGCGGTAGGGTAAGTACAAATAGAGATATTACACAGACAATTAACGTTTCGAATATCTTAAATTATCAGAAATCATTTGGAGATCATAATTTCAATGTAGATGGTATTTTTGAAGCTTATCAGCTTGACTATTCTCCAATTGGTACACAATCCACAGGATTTTTACCAAACGTATTTTATCATTCCGGCTCAACAAAACCAGAAAGTGTTTCAGGAAACTTATCCAAAGATAGAATTGTTTCTGTTTTAGGAAGATTTGCTTATAACTATCAAAATAAATATTTCTTAGAAGCATCATATAGAAAAGATGGTTCTTCAAGGTTCTCCGCAGATACAAGATGGGGTGATTATTATTCAATTGGAGGTTCTTGGGTTGTATCAAAAGAAAATTTCTTTAAGAATGATATTGTTAGTTATTTAAAATTCAGAGGTTCTTATGGTGAGTTAGGAAATAATGGTACGCTAAACGCCCAAAATGCCGCCAACTCTGAGGGTACGATTTCTTCTGAATACTTTCCTTATGTAAATGGATATAACACAGGATATTCTAACCTGGATCAGGCGGGAATATATATGGTAAATACTAGATATCCGAGACTAACATGGGAGACGACGTCTTCATTAAATATTGGAACTGATTTTGAACTGTTTAAAAGAGTAAATGTAACAATTGATTATTATAAAAAGCAATCAATTGATTTGTTATATCCTAAACCACTTTCACCATCAACAGGATTTTCATCTATTCTCCTTAACACTGGGAAAATTGAAAACTATGGTTGGGAATTTGGAATTAATTCAACAAACATTCGAAATGAAAACTTTACCTGGACCACTAATCTTAACTTTTCATTTGATAAAAATAAAATCAAAGAATTGGAAGGAGGAAATTTCGTAAGTGGAACAAAGAGATGGGAAGTGGGAAGAAGCTTATATGATTTTTGGATTCAGGACTATGCAGGTGTTGACCCTAATGATGGATATATGATGTGGTATAAAGATGTTAAGGATACTAATGGAAATATAACAGGAAAAACAACAACTAAAGTATACGGAGAGGCAACAAGATACTTCAGTGAAAAAAGTGCATTACCAGATATTCAAGGAGGTTTCTCAAACTATTTTAAATATAAATCATTTGATTTGAATTTCTTATTTAATTTTAGTTTTGGATCATATATCTTAGATACTCAATACGCTAATTTACTTGTTGCAGATAGCCCAGGAAGACAAATATCAGCAGATATTGATGGGAGGTGGAAAAACCCAGGTGATATTACTGATATTCCTGTTCTTACTTCTACACAAAATGATTTTAGTAGTACCTCAAGTAGATGGTTATTTAAAAATGATTATATAAGATTAAAGGCTCTTACGATAGGATATAATTTCCCTCGTAAACATGTGGAACAGTTAGGAATAAGTGATTTTAGATTATATGTTCAAGCAGATAATCTTTGGACATGGCAGTCTCATAAAGGGATTGATCCAGAACAGTCTTTTGCTGGTACTGTGAATAATAGATCATATAACCTTAGAACTATTTCTTTCGGATTTAAACTTGGGTTCTAA
- a CDS encoding RagB/SusD family nutrient uptake outer membrane protein, whose translation MKKIILIIGVVASSLGMTGCSNDFLDNPTATDLVSEQVAFGSKEGITAVMAGIIRQSRGQYTSVDTANLGSIFFTRSLKGNDLIQSNNWFGSDYEQTNREPTYRRTLFSWQFPYELASRFTLFIEGVKNSKADMTEDERNAFLAQGYAYRAFLYFQLSLEFQQTYTFDPNLPAPPIYREGGSLEGRPMSTMKEMYEFILSDLDKAVALGSYDRIDKSYMNKEVAYALQAQVYQVMGNWVKAEQAAHNAYGGNPAAVLNASQYGNGFNEMNNTDWLFASPQSDDQSAYYYTAIFPFTDFTTTGYRTTYVNSNFVNLFSNTDVRKLFTKMPQNDWRSYTTTKFKFNFGSDVPIIRYPEMILIEAEALYNQGKTTAAHDLLFTLQKNRDAAAVKSTNTGSALLEEILIERRKEMYGENGVEWFDAKRLRRGITRSSNHRIVVNLAPDDKRFVLKVPQAEIDANPNIDESVNNGK comes from the coding sequence ATGAAAAAAATAATATTAATAATAGGTGTTGTAGCTTCTTCTTTGGGAATGACAGGTTGTTCAAATGACTTTTTGGATAATCCAACAGCTACAGATCTGGTTAGTGAGCAGGTGGCATTTGGTTCTAAGGAAGGTATTACCGCTGTTATGGCAGGTATTATCAGACAGTCAAGAGGTCAATATACAAGTGTAGATACGGCAAACTTAGGATCAATTTTCTTTACAAGAAGTTTAAAAGGTAATGATCTTATTCAATCTAATAATTGGTTTGGAAGTGATTATGAGCAGACTAACAGAGAACCAACTTATAGACGAACTTTATTTAGCTGGCAGTTTCCTTATGAATTAGCAAGTAGATTTACTCTATTTATTGAAGGAGTAAAGAATAGTAAAGCTGATATGACAGAGGATGAAAGGAATGCATTCTTAGCACAAGGTTATGCCTATAGAGCATTTCTGTATTTTCAACTAAGTTTAGAATTTCAACAAACTTATACGTTTGATCCTAACTTACCTGCACCTCCAATATATAGAGAAGGTGGTTCTCTAGAAGGTAGACCAATGTCTACAATGAAAGAGATGTATGAGTTCATTTTATCTGATTTAGATAAAGCTGTAGCTTTAGGTTCTTATGATAGAATAGATAAATCTTACATGAATAAAGAAGTAGCTTATGCTCTTCAAGCACAAGTATATCAGGTGATGGGTAATTGGGTAAAGGCTGAGCAAGCTGCTCATAATGCCTATGGAGGTAATCCGGCAGCTGTTCTTAATGCTTCTCAGTATGGAAATGGATTCAATGAAATGAATAATACTGATTGGCTTTTTGCATCCCCACAAAGTGATGATCAGTCTGCATATTATTATACTGCTATTTTCCCTTTCACAGACTTTACAACAACTGGTTATAGAACAACCTATGTAAATAGTAATTTTGTTAACTTATTCTCTAATACAGACGTTAGAAAATTGTTTACAAAAATGCCTCAAAATGACTGGAGATCATATACTACAACTAAATTTAAATTTAATTTTGGTTCTGATGTGCCAATCATTAGATATCCTGAAATGATTTTAATCGAAGCAGAAGCTTTATATAATCAAGGAAAAACTACGGCTGCGCATGATTTATTATTTACATTGCAAAAGAACCGTGATGCAGCAGCTGTAAAATCAACTAATACGGGATCTGCTTTACTAGAAGAAATTCTTATTGAGAGAAGAAAAGAAATGTATGGAGAGAATGGTGTTGAATGGTTTGATGCTAAGCGATTAAGAAGAGGAATTACAAGATCTTCAAATCATAGAATTGTTGTAAATCTTGCACCGGACGATAAAAGATTTGTATTGAAAGTGCCTCAAGCAGAAATTGATGCTAATCCAAATATTGACGAATCTGTAAATAATGGTAAATAA
- the infB gene encoding translation initiation factor IF-2, giving the protein MPKIRLNKAVKEFNISMSRLVEFLQSKGFEVESNPNAQLEESAYSALEAEFAKDGEQRKASHEVVITKVPEEKLEIEEKKTPEVIRAKANKPETKILGKIDLEPAKPEVEETPAAPVATPVEEKKEEIVKEEPEVKAAPEKQEFKVLDKIDLSQIESRNRPVKKDKPKMEEKKEEEKPVEPVKETPKPVVEEKKIEAPKVEAEPENQEPQKIETVYQKLDGPKIVGEKIDLTQFAPKPGAGAKKKRKRIEKPGGGQNNQGQGGNNQNSGNNQGGQGGNRQHNNGGGQGGNRQGQGGQGNRPQGQGGQGGNRFGNNQGGNRPGGQGGGFKKGGQNNRPGQRVMPVELTDEQVKNQIKETLEKLTNKGGKSKSAKHRKDKRTFRREQDERQQELEAQDRTLKVTEFITVGELASLMNVSPTEVISACFSLGVMVTMNQRLEADTLLLVADEFGYKIEFSDADLEDTDAEDEIDTEESLVSRAPVVTVMGHVDHGKTSLLDYIRKTNVIAGESGGITQHIGAYNVKLENGQRITFLDTPGHEAFTAMRARGAQITDIAIIVIAADDDVMPQTKEAIAHAQAAGVPMIIAINKVDKPNANPDNIRQQLSGLNPPVLVEEWGGNVQAQEISAKFGNNVDVLLEKVLLQAEMLELKANPDRSANGVVIEASLDKGRGYVATMLVQTGTLRVGDYVVAGKNHGKVKALLDERGKNLAEAGPSIPATILGLDGAPTAGDKFRVYTDESEGKAIANKREQLQRELSIRTKKHTTLEELGRRIALGEFKELNIILKGDVDGSVEALSDQLQRLSTEEISVKILHSGVGQITESDINLAAASDAIIIGFNVRAGANAKELADREEIEIRTYSVIYKAIDEVKEAMEGMLSPEIQEQVIGNVEIREVFKISKVGSIAGCMVLTGKVTRQSKVRLLRDGIVKFDGELESLKRFKDDVKEVTKGYECGLNLKGYNDIEIGDILEVYEEVAVKKKLK; this is encoded by the coding sequence ATGCCAAAAATTAGATTAAATAAAGCGGTTAAGGAATTCAACATTTCGATGTCCAGATTAGTAGAGTTTTTACAGTCAAAGGGTTTCGAGGTTGAAAGCAATCCTAACGCTCAATTGGAAGAATCGGCATATTCTGCATTGGAAGCTGAGTTTGCTAAAGATGGCGAACAAAGAAAGGCTTCCCATGAGGTGGTTATCACTAAAGTTCCGGAAGAAAAACTGGAAATTGAAGAGAAGAAAACCCCTGAAGTGATAAGAGCTAAAGCAAATAAACCAGAAACTAAGATTTTAGGTAAGATAGATTTGGAACCTGCTAAACCTGAAGTTGAAGAAACCCCTGCTGCTCCTGTAGCGACACCGGTGGAAGAAAAGAAAGAAGAAATTGTGAAAGAAGAGCCGGAAGTAAAAGCAGCTCCTGAAAAGCAGGAATTTAAAGTTTTGGATAAAATTGATTTGTCTCAGATAGAATCTAGAAATAGACCTGTGAAAAAAGACAAACCAAAAATGGAGGAGAAAAAAGAAGAAGAGAAACCGGTTGAACCTGTAAAAGAAACTCCAAAACCAGTGGTAGAAGAGAAAAAAATAGAAGCTCCAAAAGTGGAAGCCGAACCTGAGAATCAGGAACCTCAAAAAATTGAAACTGTTTATCAGAAACTGGACGGTCCTAAGATCGTAGGTGAAAAAATTGACTTAACTCAATTTGCACCAAAACCAGGTGCTGGTGCTAAAAAGAAAAGAAAGAGGATTGAAAAACCGGGTGGAGGTCAGAACAACCAAGGCCAAGGCGGAAACAATCAGAACTCTGGAAATAATCAGGGCGGCCAAGGCGGAAACCGTCAACACAATAATGGTGGTGGCCAAGGTGGAAACCGCCAGGGACAGGGTGGACAAGGTAACCGTCCACAGGGTCAAGGTGGCCAGGGAGGAAACCGTTTTGGAAATAACCAGGGAGGAAACCGTCCAGGTGGCCAAGGTGGCGGATTTAAGAAAGGGGGTCAAAACAACAGACCTGGTCAAAGAGTTATGCCAGTTGAATTAACTGACGAACAAGTTAAAAACCAGATCAAGGAAACCTTAGAAAAACTTACCAATAAAGGAGGAAAATCTAAATCTGCAAAACATAGAAAAGATAAGAGAACTTTCCGTAGAGAACAGGACGAACGTCAGCAGGAGCTTGAAGCGCAAGACAGAACGCTTAAGGTAACAGAATTTATTACAGTGGGAGAATTAGCGAGCTTAATGAACGTGTCTCCAACAGAAGTAATTTCTGCTTGTTTCTCACTTGGGGTAATGGTTACCATGAACCAAAGGCTGGAAGCTGATACCTTATTATTAGTAGCAGATGAATTCGGTTATAAAATTGAATTCTCTGATGCAGATCTTGAAGATACAGATGCAGAAGATGAAATCGATACTGAAGAAAGCTTAGTGTCAAGAGCACCGGTAGTTACTGTAATGGGGCACGTTGACCACGGTAAAACTTCATTGCTGGATTACATTAGAAAAACAAACGTAATTGCTGGTGAGTCAGGAGGTATTACCCAGCACATCGGAGCTTATAATGTGAAGCTGGAAAATGGTCAGAGAATTACGTTCTTAGATACACCAGGTCACGAAGCTTTTACAGCGATGAGAGCAAGAGGTGCTCAAATCACGGATATAGCAATTATCGTAATTGCTGCCGATGATGATGTAATGCCACAAACAAAAGAGGCGATTGCTCACGCTCAGGCTGCTGGAGTACCAATGATTATCGCAATCAACAAAGTAGATAAGCCAAATGCAAACCCTGATAATATCCGTCAGCAACTTTCCGGACTAAATCCACCGGTTTTGGTTGAAGAATGGGGAGGAAATGTTCAGGCTCAGGAAATTTCTGCTAAATTCGGTAATAATGTAGATGTGTTATTGGAGAAAGTTTTATTACAGGCAGAAATGCTTGAGTTGAAAGCTAACCCAGATCGTTCAGCAAACGGAGTTGTGATTGAAGCCTCTCTTGATAAAGGAAGAGGATATGTAGCAACAATGTTGGTGCAAACCGGAACTTTAAGAGTAGGTGACTATGTAGTAGCTGGTAAAAACCATGGTAAAGTAAAAGCTTTGCTTGATGAAAGAGGGAAAAATCTTGCGGAAGCAGGACCTTCAATTCCAGCAACAATCTTAGGTTTAGACGGTGCACCTACAGCAGGTGATAAATTCCGCGTTTATACTGACGAAAGTGAAGGTAAAGCTATTGCGAATAAGAGAGAGCAGCTTCAGAGAGAACTTTCTATCAGAACGAAAAAACATACAACACTTGAAGAATTGGGTAGACGTATTGCCTTAGGAGAATTCAAAGAATTGAATATTATCCTTAAAGGTGACGTGGATGGTTCAGTAGAAGCACTTTCTGATCAGTTACAAAGATTGTCAACAGAAGAGATCAGTGTGAAAATTCTTCATTCAGGTGTAGGACAGATCACAGAATCTGATATCAACTTAGCTGCAGCATCAGATGCAATCATCATTGGATTCAATGTGAGAGCTGGAGCTAACGCAAAAGAGCTTGCGGACCGTGAGGAGATTGAAATCAGAACTTATTCTGTAATCTATAAAGCGATCGACGAAGTAAAAGAAGCAATGGAAGGAATGCTTTCTCCTGAAATTCAGGAGCAGGTAATTGGTAACGTAGAGATCCGTGAAGTATTCAAGATTTCTAAAGTTGGTTCAATTGCAGGTTGTATGGTCCTTACCGGAAAAGTTACAAGACAGTCTAAGGTGCGTTTGTTAAGAGATGGTATTGTTAAATTTGACGGAGAGCTGGAAAGCTTGAAGCGTTTCAAAGATGACGTAAAAGAAGTAACAAAAGGTTACGAATGTGGATTGAACTTGAAAGGATACAATGATATTGAAATCGGAGATATTCTTGAAGTTTATGAAGAAGTAGCTGTTAAGAAAAAGCTGAAGTAA
- a CDS encoding putative porin, giving the protein MKYILFIITFFGFAASAQVVKTEDAKTSKKPEDTLVIDSGKKDSLKIFKPTINDYQYQTQFSEKKVFDTVMTFDKTYIFSQYNNNDNFGRVQPANIGAGFNPLVFEMNTEQNLSLLPSNKSYMILGANDVKYYDVKTPTATFIYHNAMRNGAALRSTYTQNIGKRFNFAIEYMGLRSQGLYRNSLAANNNTIFSGHYVSKNGNYELFAHYLHQNVNNQESGGITEDNLFQSGDSNYKNRQNAQVNLASTSSQFAYRRYYLSHQFTPFNAEKFPFRIRHTIFHQGNKYYYNQGALEQYWYKTTADLVNGFPLTTKKYSSNLSNTLSLVFDNEKFKLDAGVRYQMIKFGINDIVAVNGVPFPNELKENRIGAVGNLQVKLWDKIQLNSFLEFSNGSQFKSYLKTTNNLKFEPIKDYFVNAKVNFQSAYPSFNYLLNTSIYNNFNYYLENAKNQSVMELGGSINLKWFKTELFANYFRIDNYTYFDSNAAPKQSENSLNISQIGGDATFSYGKFHLNTRLHFQNALTNKNLLPMPSFIGRANFFYQTQAFKKAAEIQAGLKVYYFSKFNSREYFPVLNEYILPGANSFSIGGQPIADVYINMKVKKMFFFIEGQQIGTVISNNKAYAFPHYPVYDFRLNIGIVWYLFN; this is encoded by the coding sequence ATGAAGTATATCCTTTTCATAATCACTTTCTTTGGCTTCGCTGCCAGTGCACAGGTTGTTAAAACAGAAGATGCCAAAACATCTAAGAAACCGGAAGATACTCTGGTCATAGACTCCGGCAAGAAAGATTCCCTGAAAATTTTTAAACCTACCATCAATGATTATCAATATCAAACCCAGTTTTCAGAAAAGAAAGTTTTTGATACGGTAATGACTTTTGATAAAACTTATATTTTTTCACAATATAACAACAATGATAATTTCGGGAGAGTGCAGCCTGCCAATATAGGAGCAGGGTTTAACCCTCTTGTATTTGAAATGAATACAGAGCAGAATTTATCCTTATTACCTTCTAATAAATCTTATATGATTCTGGGAGCAAATGATGTGAAATATTATGATGTAAAAACACCTACTGCAACCTTTATCTATCATAATGCAATGAGAAATGGTGCCGCATTAAGGTCTACCTATACTCAAAATATAGGTAAAAGATTCAATTTTGCGATTGAATATATGGGACTTCGTTCACAAGGGCTTTACAGAAATTCACTGGCGGCGAATAACAATACCATATTTTCAGGGCATTATGTTTCTAAAAACGGAAACTATGAATTATTTGCACATTACCTTCATCAGAATGTTAACAATCAGGAAAGTGGCGGGATTACCGAAGACAACCTGTTTCAAAGTGGCGACAGCAATTATAAGAACAGACAGAATGCTCAGGTTAATCTGGCATCAACAAGTTCACAATTTGCTTACAGAAGGTATTATCTGAGCCACCAGTTTACTCCTTTCAATGCTGAAAAATTTCCATTCCGTATCAGGCATACCATTTTTCATCAGGGAAATAAATATTATTATAATCAAGGTGCCCTGGAACAATACTGGTATAAAACTACTGCAGATTTAGTAAATGGATTTCCTTTGACAACAAAAAAATACTCCAGCAATCTGAGTAATACTTTAAGCTTGGTTTTTGATAATGAGAAATTCAAGTTAGATGCCGGTGTCCGTTATCAGATGATTAAATTTGGAATTAATGATATTGTGGCAGTCAATGGTGTTCCTTTTCCTAATGAACTTAAAGAAAACAGAATTGGAGCTGTGGGAAATCTTCAGGTGAAACTTTGGGATAAAATTCAATTAAACTCGTTCCTTGAGTTTTCAAACGGAAGCCAGTTTAAGAGCTATTTAAAAACTACCAATAATTTGAAGTTTGAACCAATAAAAGATTATTTTGTAAATGCAAAGGTGAATTTCCAGAGTGCTTATCCTTCTTTTAATTACTTACTCAACACCTCTATTTATAATAACTTCAATTATTATCTTGAAAATGCGAAGAACCAATCTGTGATGGAACTTGGAGGAAGTATCAACCTGAAATGGTTTAAAACAGAACTTTTCGCCAATTACTTCAGAATTGATAATTATACCTATTTTGACAGTAATGCAGCGCCTAAGCAAAGTGAAAACTCTTTGAATATTTCTCAGATCGGAGGCGATGCTACTTTCAGCTATGGAAAATTCCATTTGAATACAAGACTACATTTTCAGAATGCCCTAACAAACAAAAATCTGCTGCCAATGCCTAGTTTTATTGGAAGAGCCAACTTCTTTTATCAGACCCAGGCTTTTAAAAAGGCCGCAGAAATACAAGCGGGACTTAAAGTATATTATTTCTCTAAATTTAATTCAAGAGAATATTTCCCGGTTCTTAATGAATATATTCTTCCAGGCGCTAATTCATTCTCAATTGGAGGACAGCCTATTGCTGACGTATACATTAATATGAAAGTGAAAAAAATGTTCTTTTTCATAGAAGGGCAGCAGATAGGAACCGTGATTTCTAATAACAAAGCTTATGCATTTCCACACTATCCGGTTTATGATTTCAGATTGAATATCGGAATTGTGTGGTATTTGTTCAACTAA